The Juglans regia cultivar Chandler chromosome 6, Walnut 2.0, whole genome shotgun sequence genome contains the following window.
TGGCGAGGTAAATTTCCTTATGGATTGTCTTTCTTCATTTAATTTCACATAAGGTGGGAAAGAACGTTTCTTTAAGAAATATCAGCTATTCTAGAATACAATTATAACTGCAAGCTGAAGAGGGTTCTGACTCTACCTTTAACCACAATCTCACCGGTTTGTTTGAGTTTCCATGTTCATCTCTTTTGTCCTGGAAAGGGCATGAGCTGATTTTTGTATTGCTCACTATGTCTTGAGAGGGTGGGTGTGATCTTTTCACGTTATAGAAACAAAAGATGACTTGCCTTTTCCTTTGAAGGTGGACCTTGACCTTGGAAACTATGAACGGTTTTTAGACATCAAGTTAACCCGTGACAACAATATTACAACAGGAAAAATATATCAGGTACAATGAAATTCCCCATCTATCTGTAATCTTGTTTATTGATCTGAATAGAGCTGTTTCAGTCTTTAATTCTCTGTCTTGATATATGACAGTATGTAATTGACAAGGAGAGAAGAGGAGATTACCTTGGAAAGACTGTCcaggtgtattttttttcttgttccaaaAAGCTTTCCATAATATTACATGGTTCCTGAATTTTGTTTCTACCTTGCTTTACTCTAGGTTGTTCCACACATTACGGATGCGATTCAAGAGTGGATAGAGCGTGTAGCAAAAGTACCTGTGGATGGACAAGAAGGTCCAGCTGATGTCTGTGTCATCGAATTGGGTGGAACTATAGGTACATTAACATTTTGTGGATTAAGACGGCCTATATccttttattatttaacttcaaataatttttccttGATGCAGGAGACATTGAATCTATGCCATTTATTGAAGCACTTGGCCAATTCTCCTATCGTGTAGGTAAGATCAATGAGTGTGACATCTTATTTTATAGATtcttgtaattaaaattaaaatttgttttcttgAGATTATGTGAACTGGTTTTACCCAAGTTTTTCTTGTATTAGGGCCTGGTAATTTCTGCTTGATTCACGTCAGCCTAGTCCCTGTTCTCAATGTTGTTGGTGAGCAGGTATTCAATGTTACATTTGTCTTCGTGGTGCATAGTCATTCTAAATTGCATGACAATGAACTGCAATGAAGCATAGCCCTATTATTCTTGTTGTCTTTTATACTAAAAACCATCATGGCTCTAATTAGTAGTGTGCttaatttttgaacttataGAAAACAAAACCTACCCAGCATAGTGTTCAGGGACTTAGACGACTGGGTTTGACCCCGAATATTCTAGCTTGTCGAAGTACAAAGGTCTATTTCTTTCCCTTCCTTTATTTCTCATTCAACTTCATGTGACAACAATAGTCTcatgtttctaatttttatttgacaGGCACTTGAGGAGAATGTTAAGGGAAAACTTGCTCAATTTTGCCATGTGCCGGTACCATCACATACCTACCcatatgcatgtgtgtgtgtgtgtgcccGCACGcccgtgtgtgtgcatgtgtgctcGCGCGCgcgtgtgtgtgcgtgtgcatCTGCTTGTGTCTGTGTGAACTAATGTTCCTCTAAATGATTGGGTACAATTTCTAAGTAAAGCTTTGTTATTACAGGCAGAAAACATTGTCACTCTCTATGATGTTCCAAACATATGGCACATTCCATTGCTATTGAAGGTAAAGTAGTTTTGTTAtcaattttgaaactttttatgTTTATACTTAATGCAAAGAAAGACTTGATGAAAATGTTTGTTTATGTCTCTTTATCTCTCCCCACTATCATAAATAGGATCAGAAGGCACATGAAGCAATCCTGAAGGGGCTGAACCTTCTAGGGTTTGTCTTACTAACTCAGTTCTTTTCCGTTTCTAATTTTTTACTGTATGATCATCAACATTTGTGCTTCTGTGGCCATTGTTTTTCTAGTGTTCATTTAATGTTTCCATAACTTGCAGTGTTGCTAGGGAGCCTGAGTTGAAGGAATGGATTGCAAGGACAAAAGTTTTTGACAAGTTACATGATCCTGTGGGTCAAAGGCATCTGATACATGTTTTGAAACTCATTTATTAgtgtcatttaaaaaataatgctcTTAACTGCTATCCATGCTGCAGGTTACAATTGCCATGGTTGGAAAATACACTGGCCTTTCGGATTCTTACCTCTCTGTTCTAAAGGTGAGTTACTTTTTTGTTTGTAGGTATGCAAATCCAATTTACtttaatcatcatcattatattttttggatGTAACATGCTTAATGATTTATTCCAACTTGCTTATTTTTATATGCTGTTGAACTGCACTTACAACATTTATTTGCTTTTGCATTTATTCCCTTGTATGGCTCATTGATTTAGAGCAATAGTATTTACATTTTCTACAACTTGCATTAAGTACTTgtacaatttgaaaagaaaaaaacatatctGTGTTTGCCCCAGTGTGTGACTAATAAACCGGGGATGGATGAGAGATATGCTGATATGTTCATGGCCCCATAAATGGTGAGTGGACAAGGTAGAAGTTGACTTCGGtttatttggattttgatgataTTGGGGCTTGTGGAGTGGAATATTCCCGCAAGGAGTTGGATGCCCAAGGAGAGAGTTGAGTGGTCAATGAAGTTCTGGTGGAAACTGCAAGAGAAAGAATAGGGGGAGGACTCTTTGGTCTGATTAAGGTTGGAGAGTCTGTTACTTTCTGCAATCTATAATACTGTAAcccccaatggaagacctaaGCCATATGATCTATACTTccaaatgactagtcaatgatacaattggaactccattgaaatattataaatagtcaaaacttctcattttcaagcaaTGAGGGATTccatacactacctaccctCATCATTTATCagaatggggtatcacaatccgCCCTGCCCTCTATATATTCCCAACGTCCTCGTCGGGGCCAATCTGTCGTAGGTGctatggctcaagtcccacatttctggttgggataggctctgataccatttgtaatgcccccaatggaaggcccaagtcacatgacctatacttcaaaatgactagtcaatgatataattggagtcccattaaaacattataaagagcaagaacttctcattcctaatCAATGTGGAATTCCATATACCACGTACTCTTATCACTTATCAAAATGGGGTATCACAAATATCCATTGGCACGCGCTATCTGCATGTCATGCttaattgttttgtttatttaaaacattattaaagtTAATAGATTGATGCTTTTAGGTTTTAGTAGATCCGGTACAATAATTATCTTCTTTTGCTAGGCTCTTTTGCATGCATCTGTTGCTTGCCACCGGAAGCTTATTGTAAAATGGGTTGCAGCTAGTGAACTCGAAGACATTGCTGCTGAAGAGGTGGGTTTTTTTACTTGCTTTACTAATATCTATTTAGAATAAATTACACTCCCCCCTTTTCTGCTGGGGAGGATACAAATCCAAAAGGAATAACATTCTGAATACAAAATaagatggagaaagagagagagtgggggaaAGGCTGATGATGGTCATGCTTGAAGTCTGCTGGTCTCACTGCCCGTCtgtttgttttatcttttcaaCAAATACAACCCTCTCCACTGCATGTCTGCTTTATTTCAAACCCCCTTTTTCATATTGTCCTCATTATTTTCTTACTCCGTTTATCCATTGAGCATATAATTCATATAGGTaacttaaaatattgattttaattaactGGAAGTGCTCGGTCAAGGAAGTATCCTACCATAGCATTTTTTTCCGTTTTCATAGCCTATATCTGTAATCTCTTGTGGATATTCTCCATCTACCATAAGCTCAATATtctttttgagattgaagggttTATGACCATGATGGAATACGATGGTTTTGTGGTGAAGATTCTTGATGTATTATGGTGCTAATAGTCAGTGGAGTTTGGATGAAACAAGTGTTTCCCTGTGTGGTTATATGggcttttttttcctctttgatAAGCAGTGGCATCTGGGTTTTGATTGGGTACAAGTAAATTGAGGATAGGAAGTAGAGGTAGCTTGGTTGAAGATGACTAATTGATCCGGTGTTTCAGTTATTTGGAACTGTGGCACAGTTGCCACGAAAATGGAAGTCGTGGGAGACCTTATTTGATGTATCTtatcttgatttttatattCCCTCTTGGTTTATCCTTCAAGAATGATCTGCGCTCTCTGGATTTCTCACTGCAAGAGAGATTTAATTAGGTAGAATTTAGTGTCGTTATGGAAACAGGAAGGTTGGTCTTCATTTTGCGAAATATCAAGTGAGGGCAGTGTAATTtaccaatttatttattatatacattaatttacaaattgactACCATTTGCTACCACTTGCAGGCCCCTGATGTTTATAAGGCAGCATGGGATTGTTTAAAGGTGTGATACAATTTTAAGAATTGATTGccttaaaataatttctatttaatgTCTATTAGTTGTGCTTCATTTAATGGAGAATTATTTTCCCATTGATCTGCTAAACAGTCTTGCATTGCAGGGTGCTGATGGTGTTCTTGTTCCAGGAGGGTTTGGTGATAGAGGAGTTCAAGGGAAAATTCTTGCGGCAAAGTATGCTCGAGAGAAGAATGTTCCGTTCCTGGGGATTTGCCTGGGGATGCAAATTGCTGTCATTGAGTTTGCACGATCTGTTCTTGGTTTGCATGATGCCAACAGCACGGAGTTTGATCCTGAAACTACAAATCCTTGTGTAATATTTATGCCCGAGGTATTTTATCATGCAGAAATTTTGACAAACTCACTATCAAACTTTGTGGAGTAATCAATGTTTAATCTGGTTAACCTTGTCTCTATTCTACCGAATAGGGTTCAAAAACACATATGGGAGGTACTATGCGCCTGGGATCAAGGAGGACATACTTCAATGTTAGTGCTTGCACATCTGCAAAGTTGTAAGGACTTCAGACCAACTTGAGCTTACATGCAGACATATACCACTTACCCTTCACACCTTGTGAAATGTGATGTCATGACTGCATTTAATGGATACTCATTAAGCATCTCAGTGCAGTTCAGCTAACCTggtaatatgatttgatattttgTATAGGTATGGCAACGTAAGTTTTGTAGATGAGCGACATCGGCATAGATACGAGGTAAATGGGTCCATTGTCTCACATAGTCCATGCATGCCTATCCGTGCCCTTATTGTAAAAAGATGATCTGCACTATATTTGATTAGTTACTGGAAATGATTCCTGTTGTACAGGTCAATCCAAATATAATATCACACCTTCAAAATGCTGGT
Protein-coding sequences here:
- the LOC108998301 gene encoding CTP synthase-like, producing the protein MKYVLVTGGVVSGLGKGVTASSIGLLLKACGLRVTSIKIDPYLNTDAGTMSPFEHGEVFVLDDGGEVDLDLGNYERFLDIKLTRDNNITTGKIYQYVIDKERRGDYLGKTVQVVPHITDAIQEWIERVAKVPVDGQEGPADVCVIELGGTIGDIESMPFIEALGQFSYRVGPGNFCLIHVSLVPVLNVVGEQKTKPTQHSVQGLRRLGLTPNILACRSTKALEENVKGKLAQFCHVPAENIVTLYDVPNIWHIPLLLKDQKAHEAILKGLNLLGVAREPELKEWIARTKVFDKLHDPVTIAMVGKYTGLSDSYLSVLKALLHASVACHRKLIVKWVAASELEDIAAEEAPDVYKAAWDCLKGADGVLVPGGFGDRGVQGKILAAKYAREKNVPFLGICLGMQIAVIEFARSVLGLHDANSTEFDPETTNPCVIFMPEGSKTHMGGTMRLGSRRTYFNVSACTSAKLYGNVSFVDERHRHRYEVNPNIISHLQNAGLSFVGRDKTGQRMEIVELPSHPFFVGVQFHPEFKSRPGKPSALFLGLIAAACGRLETVLHDNGHVKRSVSNGMSNGHTIVRMCKNGGTMKSANGSVNGVYRNGNGMHLEGN